The following are encoded together in the Thiobacillus sp. SCUT-2 genome:
- a CDS encoding beta-ketoacyl-[acyl-carrier-protein] synthase family protein codes for MKQRRVAITGLGLVSPYGGDLGDFFGRLCAGESAVRHLVTDDPPRPLSIPFVGCPAFDADAALGKPLASMMDRFAQLGMAAAFAAWDDAGLERAPGEESRDRWGVAWGTALGGTLAYERGYRDLWQNGRDRLSPLTVVLGMNNAANAHISIQLGLGGVSMSHTVACASSAVAIGEAFRRVRSGEAPVMLTGGSDVPQAYGVARAWEAMRVMAPGDAATSPSACRPFAADRRGLVLGEGGAALVLEDWEHALARGARIHGEIIGYGTSCDHTHLVRPEAAGQVRALEAALADAGLAAADVDYVNAHGTATAEGDPVEVAALRQVFGGRAASLPVSATKSMHGHQLGAAGAIEAIATVLALREQALPPTAHLNPDTLDPACAGVDHVFTARRGVPLRAALSNSFAFGGSNAVLAFRAASR; via the coding sequence ATGAAGCAGCGGCGTGTGGCGATCACCGGCCTCGGGCTGGTCAGCCCCTACGGGGGCGATCTCGGCGATTTCTTCGGCCGCCTGTGCGCCGGCGAATCCGCGGTCCGGCATCTTGTCACCGACGACCCGCCGCGCCCGCTCTCGATCCCCTTCGTCGGCTGCCCCGCCTTCGACGCCGACGCCGCGCTCGGCAAGCCGCTCGCCTCGATGATGGACCGCTTCGCCCAGCTCGGCATGGCGGCGGCCTTCGCCGCCTGGGACGATGCCGGCCTCGAACGCGCGCCGGGCGAGGAATCGCGCGACCGCTGGGGCGTCGCCTGGGGCACCGCGCTCGGTGGCACGCTCGCCTACGAGAGGGGCTATCGCGACCTGTGGCAGAACGGGCGCGACCGCCTGTCGCCGCTCACCGTGGTGCTCGGGATGAACAACGCCGCGAACGCGCACATCTCGATCCAGCTGGGGCTCGGCGGCGTGAGCATGAGCCACACGGTGGCGTGCGCGTCGTCGGCCGTCGCGATCGGCGAGGCGTTTCGGCGGGTGCGCAGCGGCGAGGCGCCGGTGATGCTGACCGGCGGCTCCGACGTCCCGCAGGCCTACGGCGTCGCGCGCGCCTGGGAAGCGATGCGCGTGATGGCCCCCGGCGACGCCGCCACCTCGCCGTCCGCCTGCCGCCCCTTCGCCGCCGACCGCCGCGGCCTCGTGCTCGGCGAGGGTGGCGCCGCGCTGGTGCTCGAGGATTGGGAACACGCCCTCGCGCGCGGCGCGCGCATCCACGGCGAGATCATCGGCTACGGCACCAGCTGCGACCACACCCACCTGGTGCGCCCCGAGGCGGCCGGCCAGGTGCGCGCGCTGGAGGCCGCGCTGGCCGATGCCGGCCTCGCGGCGGCCGACGTCGACTACGTCAACGCGCACGGCACCGCCACGGCCGAGGGCGACCCGGTCGAGGTCGCGGCGCTGCGGCAGGTGTTCGGTGGACGCGCCGCGTCGCTTCCCGTCAGCGCGACCAAGTCGATGCACGGCCACCAGCTCGGTGCGGCCGGCGCGATCGAGGCCATCGCCACGGTCCTCGCGCTGCGCGAGCAGGCGCTGCCGCCGACCGCGCATCTGAATCCGGACACGCTCGACCCGGCCTGCGCCGGCGTCGACCATGTGTTCACCGCCCGGCGCGGCGTGCCGCTGCGCGCGGCGCTGTCCAACTCGTTCGCGTTCGGCGGCAGCAACGCGGTGCTCGCGTTCCGCGCCGCCAGCCGGTAA
- a CDS encoding phosphopantetheine-binding protein: MSETVSSQAVDALLPEVAALIVEALNLEIAPDEIAPDAPLFGEGLGLDSIDVLEIALVLSKRYGFQLRSDNADNVRIFASLRALTAHIASQRTK, encoded by the coding sequence ATGTCCGAAACCGTCTCCTCCCAAGCCGTCGACGCCCTGCTGCCCGAAGTCGCCGCCCTCATCGTCGAAGCGCTGAACCTGGAAATCGCCCCCGACGAGATCGCCCCGGACGCGCCGCTGTTCGGCGAAGGCCTCGGGCTCGACTCCATCGACGTCCTGGAAATCGCGCTCGTCCTCTCCAAGCGCTACGGCTTCCAGCTGCGCTCGGACAACGCCGACAACGTGCGGATCTTCGCCTCGCTGCGGGCGCTGACCGCCCATATCGCCAGCCAGCGGACGAAATGA
- a CDS encoding COG4648 family protein encodes MTAPSQALRSLALVALMTAWAIAAFFGGSGRGDPDFNAAVGAAPIVAFLAMLLWRARHPLWVAASGLILAGALAWLWPTLRENAPLLYLVEHVGTNLALGALFGRTLVGPGEPLITRFAGLVHPGPLSERKRRYTRQATLAWTLFFGMNSALSALLFALAPHAVWSFYASLLTAPLVGLMFAAEHLWRLHALPPEERPRLADVMRAWRQRASVRNP; translated from the coding sequence ATGACCGCCCCGTCCCAGGCGCTGCGCAGTCTGGCCCTGGTCGCCCTGATGACCGCCTGGGCCATCGCCGCCTTCTTCGGCGGCTCGGGACGTGGCGACCCCGACTTCAACGCCGCCGTCGGTGCCGCACCCATCGTCGCCTTCCTTGCGATGCTGCTGTGGCGCGCGCGGCACCCGCTCTGGGTCGCGGCAAGCGGCCTCATTCTCGCCGGCGCACTCGCATGGCTGTGGCCCACGCTGCGCGAGAACGCGCCGCTGCTGTATCTGGTCGAGCACGTCGGCACGAACCTGGCGCTCGGCGCGCTGTTCGGCCGCACCCTCGTCGGCCCCGGCGAGCCGCTGATCACGCGTTTCGCCGGCCTCGTCCACCCGGGTCCGTTGTCGGAACGCAAGCGCCGCTACACGCGGCAGGCGACGCTGGCGTGGACCCTGTTCTTCGGGATGAACTCCGCGCTGTCCGCCCTGCTGTTCGCACTGGCGCCGCACGCCGTCTGGTCGTTCTACGCGAGCCTGCTGACCGCGCCGCTGGTCGGCCTCATGTTCGCCGCCGAACACCTGTGGCGCCTGCACGCGCTGCCGCCGGAAGAGCGTCCGCGGCTGGCCGACGTCATGCGCGCATGGCGCCAGCGCGCGTCGGTGCGGAATCCATGA
- a CDS encoding AMP-binding protein, with protein sequence MSALPLITGLGLDDVLAWLPEGPRRVRDFLADADALARRLPPGTALLNVCHDRYRFAVGFAAGLVSGRVSLQPASQSAETLARIRADFPDVVCLGDGAFDTLDLPRLDFPDVLDADPEHVAAIPTIPADRLAAILFTSGSTGLPQPHRKTWGRLVANGRAEAVALGLDRSAHTLVATVPAQHSYGFESSFLLALHGGCAFASGKPFYPQDIAAALDAVPRPRMLVTTPFHLSTLLAAGIALPPIDRILSATAPLSPALAAAAEARTGAPVHEIYGSTESGQLATRRTTEGASWALMPGVRLDQDGDITTACDGHVEGRVALSDRIELLPERRFLLHGRHADLVNIAGKRTSLAYLDHQIAAVPGVVDAAFFLPDDDAAGGVTRLAAFVVAPTLTRRQLLDALRRRIDAIFLPRPAIFVDALPRNSTGKLPRSALQALYEARIHHAAH encoded by the coding sequence ATGAGCGCGCTGCCGCTGATCACCGGCCTCGGCCTCGATGACGTCCTCGCCTGGCTGCCCGAAGGCCCGCGCCGCGTGCGCGACTTCCTCGCCGACGCGGACGCCCTGGCGCGCCGCCTGCCGCCGGGCACGGCGCTGCTCAACGTCTGCCACGACCGCTACCGCTTCGCGGTCGGCTTCGCGGCGGGACTCGTCAGCGGCCGCGTCAGCCTGCAGCCGGCATCGCAGTCGGCGGAGACGCTCGCGCGCATCCGTGCCGACTTCCCCGACGTGGTCTGCCTGGGCGACGGCGCATTCGACACGCTCGATCTGCCGCGTCTCGATTTCCCCGACGTCCTGGACGCCGATCCCGAGCACGTCGCGGCCATCCCGACGATCCCCGCCGATCGCCTGGCGGCGATCCTGTTCACGTCCGGCTCGACCGGACTGCCGCAACCGCATCGCAAGACCTGGGGCCGGCTCGTCGCCAACGGGCGCGCCGAAGCAGTCGCACTCGGGCTCGACCGCTCCGCTCACACCCTCGTCGCCACGGTTCCGGCGCAGCACAGCTACGGCTTCGAATCGAGCTTCCTGCTGGCGCTGCACGGCGGCTGCGCGTTCGCGTCGGGCAAGCCCTTCTATCCGCAGGACATCGCCGCCGCGCTCGACGCGGTGCCGCGGCCGCGCATGCTGGTAACGACCCCCTTCCATCTGTCGACCCTGCTGGCGGCCGGCATCGCGCTGCCGCCGATCGACCGCATCCTGTCCGCCACCGCGCCGCTGTCGCCGGCGCTCGCCGCCGCGGCCGAGGCACGTACCGGCGCGCCGGTGCACGAGATCTACGGCTCGACCGAAAGCGGCCAGCTGGCGACCCGCCGCACGACCGAGGGCGCAAGCTGGGCGCTGATGCCCGGCGTCCGGCTCGATCAGGACGGCGACATCACGACCGCCTGCGACGGCCATGTCGAGGGCCGCGTCGCGCTGTCGGACCGCATCGAGCTGCTGCCGGAGCGCCGCTTCCTGCTGCACGGGCGCCACGCCGACCTCGTCAACATCGCCGGCAAGCGCACCTCGCTTGCCTACCTCGACCACCAGATCGCCGCCGTGCCGGGTGTCGTCGACGCGGCCTTCTTCCTGCCCGATGACGACGCGGCCGGCGGCGTCACGCGCCTCGCCGCCTTCGTCGTCGCGCCGACGCTGACCCGCCGTCAGCTGCTCGATGCGCTGCGCCGGCGCATCGACGCCATCTTCCTGCCACGGCCGGCGATCTTCGTCGACGCGCTGCCGCGCAACAGCACCGGCAAACTGCCGCGCAGCGCGCTGCAGGCGCTCTACGAGGCCAGGATCCACCATGCCGCCCACTGA
- a CDS encoding LpxL/LpxP family acyltransferase → MSGQATPSWLRQQERSNLAILRLMVWISLRFGRAAGRVVLAGIALYFTLFAPRARRASRAYLKRALGRWANWADGYRHVFSFATTIHDRVYLLNGRFDLFDIEVVGAEALQAALSQQRGVMLMGAHLGSFEVLRAAGRGLAGLKVAMLMYEENARKINATLEAINPQATQDIIPLGRMESMLEARDHLDAGYLVGMLADRSLGDDPTARHAFLGEPAPFPLGPWRLAAMLRRPVFFMAGLYLGGNRYQLHFVPLADFTDTPRDGRGAAIAAAMQRYAECLTRFCRQAPYNWFNFFDFWQET, encoded by the coding sequence ATGAGCGGGCAGGCGACGCCGAGCTGGCTGCGCCAGCAGGAACGCAGCAATCTCGCCATCCTCCGCCTGATGGTGTGGATCTCGCTGCGCTTCGGGCGCGCCGCCGGCCGCGTCGTGCTCGCCGGCATCGCGCTCTACTTCACGCTCTTCGCACCCAGGGCCCGCCGCGCCAGCCGCGCCTACCTGAAGCGCGCGCTCGGCCGCTGGGCGAACTGGGCGGACGGCTACCGCCACGTGTTCAGCTTCGCGACGACGATCCACGACCGCGTCTACCTGCTCAACGGGCGCTTCGACCTGTTCGACATCGAGGTCGTCGGCGCCGAGGCCCTGCAGGCGGCTTTGAGCCAGCAGCGCGGCGTCATGCTGATGGGGGCGCACCTCGGCAGCTTCGAGGTGCTGCGCGCGGCCGGCCGCGGCCTCGCGGGACTCAAGGTGGCGATGCTGATGTACGAGGAGAACGCCCGCAAGATCAACGCCACGCTCGAGGCGATCAACCCGCAGGCGACGCAGGACATCATCCCGCTCGGGCGCATGGAATCGATGCTCGAAGCCCGCGACCACCTCGACGCGGGCTACCTCGTCGGCATGCTGGCCGACCGTTCGCTTGGCGATGACCCGACGGCCCGCCATGCCTTCCTCGGCGAGCCGGCGCCCTTTCCGCTGGGTCCATGGCGGCTGGCCGCAATGCTGCGGCGGCCGGTATTCTTCATGGCCGGCCTCTACCTGGGCGGCAACCGCTACCAGCTCCACTTCGTGCCGCTCGCCGACTTCACCGACACGCCGCGGGACGGGCGCGGCGCCGCGATCGCGGCAGCCATGCAGCGCTACGCCGAGTGCCTGACGCGGTTTTGCCGGCAGGCGCCCTACAACTGGTTCAACTTCTTCGATTTCTGGCAGGAAACATGA
- a CDS encoding LolA-related protein, translating to MIRRLFAGLVLASLAATAHAAFTLDQLMGALAQHPGGRAKFVEKRTLAVLDRPLIATGEMTYTPPDRLEKRTLTPKRETLVLDHDQVSIERDKRTLTINLASRPEALAFVDSIRSTLAGNRAALEKNYALQLTGSADKWVLTLSPTAQAIAAILQRITISGSADQIHTIDYLLADGDRSELTIEPLGPR from the coding sequence ATGATCCGACGTCTGTTCGCGGGCCTCGTCCTCGCAAGCCTGGCGGCCACGGCGCACGCCGCCTTCACCCTCGACCAGCTGATGGGTGCGCTCGCGCAGCACCCGGGCGGCCGCGCGAAATTCGTCGAGAAGCGCACCCTCGCGGTGCTCGACCGGCCGCTCATCGCCACCGGCGAGATGACCTACACGCCGCCCGACCGGCTCGAAAAGCGCACCCTGACGCCGAAGCGCGAAACCCTGGTGCTCGACCACGACCAGGTCAGCATCGAGCGCGACAAGCGCACCCTCACGATCAATCTCGCGAGCCGGCCGGAAGCGCTCGCCTTCGTCGACAGCATCCGCAGTACGCTCGCCGGCAATCGCGCGGCGCTGGAGAAGAACTACGCGCTGCAGCTCACCGGCAGCGCCGACAAGTGGGTCCTCACGCTGTCGCCGACCGCGCAGGCCATCGCGGCGATCCTGCAGCGCATCACGATCAGCGGCAGCGCGGACCAGATCCACACGATCGACTACCTGCTCGCCGACGGCGACCGTTCCGAGCTCACCATCGAGCCGCTCGGGCCGCGATGA
- a CDS encoding MMPL family transporter translates to MNARAWRPLLLWLLAMLAGAAVAWHSRFSADMSFFLPARPTVEQQVLVDQLKEGAVSRLLMLAIEGGSAGERATLSRALRQHLAARSDFASVQNGEAGSEGAARDFLLAHRYQLSPAVTPARFSVDGLRAAIANSIDLLASPAGLMLKPYLTRDPTGELVELLGGLNAGAQPDVVDGVWASHDGERALLLAQTRALGSDTDGQERAIAEVRAQFAAAVRDTGLGRLRLELSGPGLFAVKARATIRDEVTRLSLISLTAIVAVLVFVYRSPRLVLLGLLPVASGALAGVVVVSLAYGTVFGITVGFGSALIGEAVDYGIYYFVQSGRRGLASWRRRFWPTVRLGVLTSVFGFGALVFSGFPGLAQLGLYALTGVVTAALVTRFVLPPLAGERIDVAVPERAGAVLAAGLRRMHALRWPVIGLALAAGAYLVAQRDTLWLPDLSVLSTVSAEDAARDARLRADIAAPDARYLAVVTAPDREAVLQAAERAGARLEPLVADGVIGGYDSPARFLPSRAAQAARRASLPPADTLRPRLQAALADLPLSADKLAPFIADVEAARRQPALDHHDLEGSGLALAVDSLLLHGPRGWSALLPLRPAGTGDGADIPVARVRAALAGSGVLLVDMKGEFDALYGDYLHQAVVLSAAGFVAIAGLLLVALRSPRRLAGVLLPLVLAVMLVIAALHLAGERLHLLHLVGMLLIVAVGSNYALFFDGSALDSATLMSMAVAATTTVIGFGTLGLSSVPVLHAIGVTVGPGALLALLLSAVFARRAGPA, encoded by the coding sequence ATGAACGCACGCGCCTGGCGGCCCCTGCTGCTGTGGCTGCTCGCCATGCTGGCGGGTGCAGCCGTGGCATGGCACAGCCGCTTCTCGGCCGACATGTCGTTCTTCCTGCCGGCACGGCCGACGGTCGAGCAGCAGGTGCTGGTCGACCAGCTCAAGGAAGGCGCGGTCTCCCGCCTGCTGATGCTCGCGATCGAGGGCGGCAGCGCCGGCGAGCGCGCCACCCTGTCGCGCGCATTGCGGCAGCACCTCGCCGCGCGCAGCGACTTCGCCTCGGTGCAGAACGGCGAGGCCGGCAGCGAGGGCGCCGCGCGCGATTTCCTGCTCGCGCACCGCTACCAGCTGAGTCCCGCGGTGACGCCCGCGCGCTTCAGCGTCGACGGTCTCCGGGCGGCGATCGCCAACAGCATCGACCTGCTCGCCTCGCCGGCCGGACTGATGCTCAAGCCCTATCTCACGCGCGACCCCACCGGCGAGCTGGTCGAGCTGCTCGGCGGCCTCAACGCCGGCGCCCAGCCCGACGTCGTCGACGGCGTCTGGGCCTCGCACGACGGCGAGCGTGCCCTGCTGCTGGCGCAGACGCGCGCACTCGGCTCCGACACCGATGGCCAGGAGCGGGCGATCGCCGAGGTGCGCGCGCAGTTCGCCGCCGCCGTCCGCGACACCGGCCTCGGCCGGCTCCGGCTCGAGCTTTCGGGCCCCGGGCTGTTCGCGGTGAAGGCGCGCGCGACCATCCGCGACGAGGTGACGCGGCTGTCGCTGATCAGCCTGACCGCGATCGTCGCCGTGCTGGTCTTCGTCTACCGCTCGCCGCGCCTGGTGCTGCTCGGGCTGCTGCCGGTCGCCAGCGGGGCGCTGGCCGGCGTCGTCGTCGTCAGCCTTGCCTACGGCACGGTCTTCGGCATCACCGTCGGCTTCGGCTCGGCGCTGATCGGCGAGGCGGTCGATTACGGGATCTACTACTTCGTGCAATCCGGCCGTCGCGGGCTCGCGTCCTGGCGACGGCGCTTCTGGCCGACTGTCCGGCTCGGCGTGCTGACGTCGGTGTTCGGCTTCGGCGCGCTCGTCTTCTCGGGCTTTCCCGGGCTCGCGCAGCTGGGCCTCTATGCGCTGACCGGGGTCGTGACCGCCGCGCTCGTGACCCGCTTCGTGCTGCCGCCGCTCGCCGGCGAGCGCATCGACGTCGCCGTCCCCGAACGCGCCGGGGCCGTGCTCGCGGCGGGGTTGCGCAGGATGCACGCGCTGCGCTGGCCGGTGATCGGGCTGGCGCTGGCCGCTGGCGCCTATCTGGTCGCCCAGCGCGACACGCTCTGGCTGCCCGACCTGTCGGTGCTGTCGACCGTGAGCGCGGAAGATGCCGCGCGCGACGCGCGCCTGCGCGCCGACATCGCCGCGCCGGACGCGCGCTATCTCGCCGTCGTCACCGCGCCCGACCGCGAAGCCGTGCTGCAGGCCGCCGAACGGGCCGGTGCACGGCTCGAGCCCCTGGTCGCCGACGGCGTCATCGGCGGCTACGACAGCCCGGCGCGCTTCCTGCCCAGTCGCGCCGCCCAGGCCGCGCGCCGGGCGAGCCTGCCGCCCGCCGACACACTGCGCCCGCGGCTGCAGGCGGCACTGGCCGATCTGCCGCTGTCGGCCGACAAGCTCGCACCCTTCATCGCCGATGTCGAAGCGGCACGCCGGCAACCGGCCCTCGACCACCACGACCTCGAGGGCAGCGGGCTCGCGCTCGCGGTCGATTCGCTGCTGCTGCACGGGCCGCGCGGGTGGAGCGCCCTGCTGCCGCTGCGTCCGGCCGGCACCGGCGACGGCGCGGACATCCCGGTCGCCCGGGTGCGCGCCGCGCTCGCCGGCAGCGGCGTCCTGCTGGTCGACATGAAGGGCGAGTTCGACGCGCTCTACGGCGATTACCTGCACCAGGCGGTCGTGCTGTCCGCCGCCGGCTTCGTCGCCATCGCCGGGCTGCTTCTGGTCGCGCTGCGCTCGCCGCGCCGTCTCGCCGGCGTGCTGCTGCCGCTGGTGCTGGCGGTGATGCTCGTCATCGCCGCGCTGCATCTCGCCGGCGAGCGCCTGCATCTGCTGCATCTCGTCGGCATGTTGCTGATCGTCGCGGTCGGCTCCAACTACGCGCTCTTCTTCGACGGCAGCGCGCTCGATTCGGCGACGCTGATGTCGATGGCCGTCGCCGCCACGACGACGGTGATCGGCTTCGGCACGCTCGGCCTGTCGTCGGTCCCGGTGCTGCACGCGATCGGCGTCACCGTCGGCCCCGGCGCGCTGCTGGCGCTGCTGCTGTCGGCCGTGTTCGCGCGCCGTGCCGGGCCTGCCTGA
- a CDS encoding polysaccharide deacetylase family protein: protein MSRRWTPAPALQASLAVHAAAALGALAAPAAWPWALGAVAANHALLTAAGLLPRSALLGPNLTRLPAAAAARGEIALTIDDGPDPELTPRVLDLLDATGAKASFFCIGWRARANPALCREIVVRGHRVENHGDSHSWAFSAFGPRRMKADIAAAQASLADITGAAPRFFRPTAGLRNPFLDPVLAALDLKLAAWTRRGYDTREGRPAVVLGRLTRGLAGGDILLLHDGHAARTPAGEPVILAVLPTLLRTLAEQGLRPVTLAAVA from the coding sequence ATGAGCCGCCGCTGGACGCCCGCCCCCGCGCTGCAGGCGAGCCTCGCCGTGCACGCTGCCGCCGCGCTTGGCGCCCTCGCCGCGCCTGCCGCATGGCCATGGGCGCTCGGCGCGGTCGCGGCCAACCACGCGCTGCTGACGGCCGCCGGCCTGCTGCCGCGCTCGGCCCTGCTCGGCCCCAACCTGACCCGCCTGCCGGCCGCCGCGGCGGCGCGGGGCGAGATCGCGCTCACGATCGACGACGGCCCCGACCCCGAACTCACGCCGCGCGTGCTCGACCTGCTCGACGCAACCGGTGCGAAGGCCAGCTTCTTCTGCATCGGCTGGCGTGCGCGCGCGAACCCGGCGCTGTGCCGCGAGATCGTCGTGCGCGGCCACCGCGTCGAGAACCACGGTGATTCGCATTCGTGGGCCTTCTCCGCATTCGGCCCCAGGCGCATGAAGGCCGACATCGCCGCCGCCCAGGCAAGCCTCGCCGACATCACCGGCGCCGCGCCGCGCTTCTTCCGGCCCACCGCCGGCCTGCGCAATCCCTTCCTCGATCCGGTGCTCGCGGCGCTCGACCTGAAGCTCGCCGCCTGGACGCGCCGCGGCTACGACACGCGCGAAGGCCGGCCCGCGGTCGTGCTCGGGCGCCTGACGCGCGGCCTTGCCGGCGGCGACATCCTGCTGCTGCACGACGGCCATGCGGCGCGCACGCCGGCCGGCGAACCGGTGATCCTCGCGGTGCTGCCGACCCTGCTGCGCACGCTCGCCGAACAGGGCCTGCGACCGGTCACGCTCGCCGCCGTCGCCTGA
- a CDS encoding beta-ketoacyl-[acyl-carrier-protein] synthase family protein — MTPLLLSAYTATTCLGRGLDATRLALRAGRSGLARCAFETVELDTWIGEVAGVDDETLPAALADYDCRNNRLTWMGLETDGFGDRVREAVARYGRARVGVFLGTSTSGILQTELAYRRRDPATGALPADFNYRTTHNSFSLAEFTRAYFGLEGMAMTISTACSSSAKVFAAAARQIELGLIDAAVVGGVDTLCLTTLYGFASLQLTSPRPCRPYDAARDGISIGEGAGFALLERAPAPPPGAVLLLGAGESSDAYHMSSPHPEGLGAKRAMEAALKSAGLAPADIDYINLHGTATPANDAAEGRAVAALFGDRVPCSSTKGATGHTLGAAGAVEAAICALALTDGVLPGSPGTAAPDPAIPIGYVIESRAAALRRVLSNSFGFGGSNCSLIFGVAA, encoded by the coding sequence GTGACCCCGCTGCTGCTTTCCGCCTACACCGCCACCACCTGCCTCGGCCGCGGCCTCGACGCGACCCGGCTGGCCCTGCGCGCCGGCCGCAGCGGTCTCGCGCGGTGCGCGTTCGAGACGGTCGAGCTCGACACCTGGATCGGCGAGGTCGCCGGCGTCGACGACGAAACGCTGCCTGCCGCCCTCGCCGACTACGACTGCCGCAACAACCGGCTGACCTGGATGGGCCTCGAGACCGACGGCTTCGGCGACCGCGTGCGCGAAGCCGTCGCCCGCTACGGGCGCGCACGCGTCGGCGTCTTCCTCGGCACCAGCACGTCCGGCATCCTGCAGACCGAACTCGCCTACCGCCGCCGCGATCCCGCGACGGGCGCCCTGCCCGCCGACTTCAACTACCGCACCACCCACAATTCGTTCTCGCTCGCCGAATTCACGCGCGCCTACTTCGGCCTCGAAGGCATGGCGATGACGATTTCAACGGCCTGCTCGTCGAGTGCCAAGGTCTTCGCCGCCGCGGCGCGCCAGATCGAGCTGGGCCTGATCGACGCGGCGGTCGTCGGCGGCGTCGACACGCTGTGCCTGACCACGCTCTATGGCTTCGCCTCGCTGCAGCTCACCTCGCCGCGGCCCTGCCGGCCCTACGACGCCGCGCGCGACGGGATCTCGATCGGGGAGGGCGCCGGCTTCGCGCTGCTCGAGCGTGCGCCCGCGCCACCCCCCGGGGCGGTGCTGCTGCTCGGCGCCGGCGAGTCGAGCGACGCCTACCACATGTCGTCGCCGCACCCGGAAGGGCTGGGTGCGAAGCGCGCGATGGAAGCCGCGCTGAAATCCGCAGGCCTCGCCCCCGCCGACATCGACTACATCAACCTGCACGGCACGGCGACGCCGGCCAACGACGCCGCCGAAGGCCGTGCCGTCGCGGCGCTGTTCGGCGACCGCGTCCCCTGCTCGTCGACCAAGGGCGCGACCGGCCACACGCTCGGCGCGGCAGGCGCGGTCGAGGCCGCGATCTGCGCGCTCGCGCTCACCGACGGCGTGCTGCCCGGCAGCCCCGGCACCGCCGCGCCGGACCCGGCGATCCCGATCGGCTACGTCATCGAAAGCCGCGCCGCAGCGCTGCGCCGCGTGCTCTCCAATTCCTTCGGCTTCGGCGGCAGCAACTGCAGCCTGATCTTCGGAGTCGCCGCATGA
- a CDS encoding beta-ketoacyl synthase chain length factor — MSAAPLAAWIEGIGFIAPGLPDWPSARAVLRGEQPYTAAPSVLPAPTLLPPAERRRASRVVKLSLALGLEAVAHAGADAATLATVFSASGADGHNCHALCEQLATDDRQISPTRFHNSVHNAAAGYWGIATGAMAPCQVLCAYDASFGAGLLDALAQVALARQPVLLIAYDSEYPEPLHAKRPVPDCAGVALLLTPERSPCTLAAIGAGATADAAESLADAELEALRTSIPALRALPLLQRLAAGDAGRVGLDYLAPMQLNVQVEPC; from the coding sequence ATGAGCGCCGCGCCGCTCGCCGCCTGGATCGAAGGCATCGGCTTCATCGCGCCGGGCCTGCCGGACTGGCCTTCCGCGCGCGCGGTGCTGCGCGGCGAGCAGCCGTACACGGCGGCACCGTCGGTGCTGCCGGCACCGACCCTGCTGCCGCCCGCCGAGCGGCGGCGCGCCAGCCGCGTCGTCAAGCTGAGCCTCGCGCTCGGGCTCGAGGCCGTTGCCCACGCCGGCGCCGACGCGGCGACGCTGGCGACGGTGTTCAGCGCGTCCGGCGCCGACGGCCATAACTGCCACGCGCTGTGCGAGCAACTCGCGACCGACGACCGCCAGATCTCGCCGACGCGCTTCCACAATTCCGTGCACAACGCCGCCGCCGGCTACTGGGGCATCGCCACCGGCGCGATGGCGCCGTGCCAGGTCCTCTGCGCGTACGACGCCAGCTTCGGCGCGGGGCTGCTCGACGCCCTCGCGCAGGTCGCACTTGCGCGCCAGCCGGTGCTGCTGATCGCCTACGACAGCGAATACCCGGAGCCGCTGCACGCCAAGCGCCCCGTTCCCGATTGCGCCGGCGTCGCCCTGCTGCTGACTCCCGAGCGGAGTCCGTGCACCCTGGCGGCGATCGGTGCCGGCGCGACGGCCGACGCGGCGGAATCGCTCGCCGACGCCGAACTCGAGGCGCTGCGCACGAGCATCCCCGCACTGCGTGCGCTGCCGCTGCTGCAGCGGCTGGCGGCCGGCGACGCAGGACGCGTCGGCCTCGATTACCTGGCGCCGATGCAGCTCAACGTGCAGGTCGAGCCGTGCTAG
- a CDS encoding hotdog family protein has product MLDRNWIAAHIPHQGTMCLLDAVLEWSDAAIACRATSHTAPDNPLRAEGRLGAAAGIEYAAQAMAVHGALLGGDDAPPRQGYLTSVRGVTLHASRLDDVDGALEVRAERLSGNANHILYQFSVAHAGRCLLEGRAAVVLDAAAL; this is encoded by the coding sequence GTGCTAGACCGCAACTGGATCGCCGCGCACATCCCGCATCAGGGCACGATGTGCCTGCTCGACGCCGTGCTCGAATGGTCGGACGCCGCGATCGCGTGCCGCGCGACGAGCCACACGGCCCCCGACAATCCGCTGCGTGCAGAAGGACGGCTGGGCGCCGCCGCCGGCATCGAGTACGCCGCGCAAGCGATGGCGGTGCATGGCGCGCTCCTCGGCGGCGACGACGCGCCGCCGCGCCAGGGCTACCTGACCAGCGTGCGCGGGGTCACCCTGCACGCGAGCCGGCTTGACGACGTCGACGGCGCGCTGGAGGTGCGCGCCGAGCGCCTGTCGGGCAACGCCAACCACATCCTCTACCAGTTCTCGGTCGCGCACGCCGGCCGCTGCCTGCTCGAAGGCCGCGCCGCCGTGGTGCTCGACGCTGCAGCCCTATGA